One Spirochaetota bacterium genomic region harbors:
- a CDS encoding SGNH/GDSL hydrolase family protein gives MAIICIRGGSLSAGHNVITSYVDILSHDGLLQAHTLINLSKLGDSSFEGVWQFDTVLLHKPDILILHFGIDDIYRPVYRSEFKENLVRMVQKARNASINHIILPTLHLVRNQYDMNAVDVFTRTVREVALDMDCLLAMVHIEWINYLYETGQSLDRLLTVDDRYPNEQGHALIAEAIKKKLVHLL, from the coding sequence ATGGCAATTATTTGTATACGTGGTGGGTCTCTATCAGCGGGACATAATGTTATTACATCATATGTCGATATACTTTCCCATGATGGGCTGCTTCAAGCTCATACATTAATTAATCTTTCAAAATTGGGCGATAGTTCCTTTGAAGGAGTGTGGCAGTTTGATACTGTACTATTGCATAAGCCAGATATTTTGATACTGCATTTTGGAATAGATGATATTTATAGGCCAGTCTACCGTTCAGAATTTAAGGAAAACCTTGTACGAATGGTACAGAAAGCACGCAATGCATCAATTAATCATATTATTCTGCCAACACTACATCTGGTTAGAAATCAATACGACATGAATGCAGTAGACGTTTTTACACGTACTGTACGTGAAGTAGCATTAGATATGGATTGTTTGCTTGCAATGGTGCATATTGAATGGATAAACTATCTCTATGAAACAGGACAAAGCTTAGATAGGCTATTAACTGTCGATGATAGATATCCCAATGAACAGGGACATGCATTAATTGCTGAAGCGATCAAGAAAAAGTTGGTACATTTATTGTAA
- a CDS encoding iron-sulfur cluster-binding domain-containing protein has protein sequence MDSQILKQLEGYDKVITDIEVLKRYGYNYRLDRGLAKKYVERLHPQNIDVKVIDVIEETQSTKTLRLASKQKYLPPFQAGQYISVIVEINGIRTSRPYSISSSPDEIVYYDITVRRVEGGLVSSFLLDSITIGDSLQISAPAGNFYHNPIIHSKKLVCIAGGSGITPFKSMIQHAINTGTEMEIWLIYGSKNAGELIFHDYFSMLASKYSYFHYIPVLEEGTGTYKGYITAKIIKEVVGDSSDKTFFICGPQALYEHLLKELQPLELKPKQLRMEMYGVPTDVFAQPGWPKDINRNTTFVIKVRGKNSFTVSAGEPLLQSLEKNGIVVPSLCRSGECSLCRVKLVSGKVYQPEGVKLRQADRRFGYIHSCAAFPISDCEIII, from the coding sequence ATGGACAGCCAGATATTAAAACAGCTTGAAGGATATGACAAAGTTATAACAGATATAGAAGTACTGAAACGCTACGGATATAATTATAGATTGGACAGAGGCCTTGCAAAAAAATATGTTGAACGGTTGCATCCGCAGAACATTGATGTTAAGGTAATTGATGTTATAGAAGAAACACAATCAACAAAAACATTGCGGCTGGCATCAAAACAAAAATATCTTCCACCGTTTCAGGCTGGTCAATATATATCGGTGATTGTTGAAATCAATGGAATACGCACATCACGTCCATACAGCATATCGTCTTCGCCAGATGAAATTGTCTATTATGATATAACAGTACGCCGTGTTGAGGGCGGTTTAGTATCAAGCTTTCTACTTGATAGCATTACCATAGGCGATAGTTTGCAGATATCAGCCCCTGCAGGTAATTTTTATCATAATCCCATTATCCATAGCAAGAAACTTGTCTGTATTGCAGGTGGTAGTGGTATAACGCCATTTAAGTCAATGATACAACATGCTATCAATACAGGAACTGAAATGGAAATATGGCTTATCTATGGAAGTAAAAATGCAGGTGAGCTGATTTTTCATGATTACTTTTCTATGCTAGCTTCCAAATATTCATATTTTCACTATATCCCCGTACTTGAAGAAGGCACAGGCACATATAAAGGGTACATTACAGCAAAAATCATAAAAGAAGTAGTGGGCGATAGTTCCGATAAAACATTCTTTATCTGCGGACCACAGGCATTATATGAACATTTGCTCAAAGAATTGCAGCCGCTTGAATTAAAACCAAAGCAGCTACGAATGGAGATGTACGGTGTACCCACTGATGTCTTTGCGCAGCCAGGATGGCCAAAAGATATTAATAGAAACACAACCTTTGTTATTAAAGTACGAGGGAAAAACAGTTTTACCGTTAGTGCAGGTGAACCATTGCTTCAGTCACTTGAAAAAAATGGGATTGTGGTACCATCACTGTGCCGAAGCGGTGAATGCAGTTTGTGCAGGGTTAAGTTAGTGAGTGGTAAAGTATATCAACCTGAAGGAGTAAAACTTAGACAGGCCGATAGGCGTTTTGGGTACATCCATTCATGCGCAGCATTTCCAATCAGTGATTGTGAGATAATAATTTAA
- a CDS encoding diacylglycerol kinase family protein — protein sequence MKKIGVIVNLNSRKYKLSKKSPKGISEKIGRDNVIVKYTKSIEEIADVAREFKNMGIDYIAPSGGDGTLHHVITQFATVYKNNLPPVLILKGGTMNNVANSINLNGDAESILQRTIVAMNNGKNISVVSRKTMCIEKNHCFLFGNGLVSDFLETYYGIGKSYTKLVGLIFNSIYEALAKEHSNLFKGFEGNIKCDDESMPYSKVLGILAGTIETIGMGFYPLYRANENNDKFHTIVCAMKPGELAKNVLKLKNGSPINHKDYIEKVVSTIEIHSTKPFMYTMDGDLYHCDGSLKVSIGIPVQLVYV from the coding sequence ATGAAAAAGATTGGTGTTATTGTTAATCTCAACTCAAGGAAATATAAATTATCAAAGAAAAGTCCCAAAGGTATATCTGAAAAAATTGGGCGGGATAACGTCATAGTGAAATATACAAAATCAATAGAAGAAATTGCTGATGTAGCGCGTGAGTTTAAAAATATGGGTATTGATTATATAGCTCCTTCAGGCGGTGATGGTACATTACATCATGTTATTACACAGTTTGCAACTGTGTATAAAAATAACCTGCCTCCTGTGTTAATATTAAAAGGTGGCACAATGAACAACGTTGCTAATAGTATTAATTTAAATGGTGATGCAGAGTCGATATTGCAGAGGACAATTGTTGCCATGAACAATGGCAAGAATATCAGCGTTGTAAGTCGTAAAACAATGTGTATAGAAAAAAATCACTGTTTTTTATTTGGCAATGGTCTTGTTTCAGATTTTCTGGAAACTTACTATGGCATAGGCAAAAGCTATACTAAACTGGTAGGCTTAATATTTAACAGTATTTATGAGGCATTGGCTAAAGAACATTCAAATTTATTTAAAGGATTTGAAGGAAATATTAAATGTGATGATGAAAGTATGCCGTATTCAAAAGTATTGGGGATTCTTGCAGGAACCATAGAGACTATAGGCATGGGGTTTTATCCATTATACAGAGCAAATGAAAATAATGATAAATTTCATACCATAGTTTGTGCAATGAAACCAGGGGAACTGGCAAAGAATGTACTAAAACTAAAAAATGGCTCACCTATAAACCATAAAGATTACATTGAAAAAGTTGTTAGCACAATAGAAATACATTCAACCAAACCGTTTATGTATACTATGGATGGCGACCTGTATCACTGTGATGGTTCATTAAAAGTTTCCATTGGCATACCTGTACAATTGGTTTATGTTTAG
- a CDS encoding YkgJ family cysteine cluster protein: MYISQNYYSLFPQLQKIIQLYEEIETIISNVKSLFSVSCPNGCGQCCNTACYNIEASIIEMLPLCVYLYENNSYQFWLDKAFSNLCPFYDSETLYNNVGNCAVYEYRPLVCRLFGFSFMKNKYGAIVPVACTTLQKQYTQKKEMVGIHTSEFPQMSSLSMQSMMINPVNGERFPINEAFIKSMEYVILKMRLIHNQLDCNKTA; the protein is encoded by the coding sequence ATGTATATTAGTCAAAATTATTATTCGTTATTTCCACAACTGCAAAAAATTATCCAACTGTATGAAGAAATTGAAACAATCATCAGTAATGTAAAAAGTTTATTTTCAGTAAGCTGTCCAAACGGTTGTGGCCAGTGCTGCAATACAGCTTGCTATAATATTGAAGCATCAATAATTGAAATGTTACCGCTTTGTGTATACCTGTATGAAAACAATTCCTATCAGTTTTGGCTTGATAAAGCTTTTAGTAATCTGTGCCCATTTTATGATTCTGAAACACTGTACAACAATGTTGGAAATTGTGCTGTATATGAATATAGGCCGTTGGTGTGTCGCTTGTTTGGTTTTAGTTTTATGAAAAATAAATATGGGGCGATAGTTCCTGTAGCATGTACAACGCTACAAAAGCAATATACTCAAAAAAAAGAAATGGTTGGCATCCACACAAGTGAATTCCCACAGATGAGTTCTCTTTCAATGCAGTCGATGATGATTAACCCTGTAAATGGTGAAAGATTTCCAATTAATGAGGCTTTTATAAAATCAATGGAATATGTTATCTTGAAAATGCGTTTGATTCACAATCAATTAGACTGCAATAAAACTGCATAA
- the aroF gene encoding 3-deoxy-7-phosphoheptulonate synthase: MATCNADPAPLSCSITNGATPSSPLYSKTYRDSTVIHLPYNISISESTLSVIAGPCSIESEEQIMATAEFVKKSGATILRGGAFKPRTSPYAFQGMGITGLQLLRKAGNYFRMPIITEVLDSEDISIVADYADILQVGARNCQNFSLLRKLGKIRKPVLLKRGMMVTIKEFLMAAEYILAEGNENVILCERGIRTFETETRNTLDISAVPVLKHKTHLPVIVDPSHAAGNWKLIHPLALAALAAGADGLMIECHISPESALCDGEQSLRPDKFALLMNDVQKMNTLLNKKL, from the coding sequence ATGGCCACATGTAATGCAGATCCTGCTCCATTATCTTGCAGTATTACCAATGGTGCAACACCATCATCACCACTTTATAGCAAAACATATCGTGATAGTACGGTAATTCACCTACCCTATAACATATCAATATCGGAAAGCACATTATCAGTTATAGCGGGACCATGCTCTATTGAATCAGAAGAACAAATTATGGCAACCGCTGAATTTGTAAAAAAATCAGGTGCTACAATATTACGGGGTGGTGCTTTCAAACCAAGAACATCACCTTATGCATTTCAGGGCATGGGGATAACTGGCTTACAGCTGTTACGAAAAGCTGGTAATTATTTCAGGATGCCAATCATTACAGAAGTTTTGGACAGTGAAGATATCTCTATTGTGGCTGACTATGCTGATATCCTCCAGGTTGGCGCACGCAATTGCCAAAATTTTTCCCTGCTGCGGAAATTGGGGAAAATCCGTAAACCAGTGCTTCTAAAACGTGGAATGATGGTTACCATAAAAGAGTTTTTAATGGCTGCAGAATATATATTAGCTGAAGGTAATGAAAATGTCATACTGTGCGAAAGAGGCATCAGAACATTTGAAACAGAAACCCGTAATACACTGGACATATCGGCAGTGCCTGTTTTAAAGCATAAAACACACCTGCCTGTTATTGTCGACCCTTCACATGCAGCAGGTAACTGGAAGCTCATTCATCCATTAGCACTTGCTGCGCTTGCTGCAGGCGCTGATGGCCTGATGATTGAATGCCATATAAGCCCGGAATCAGCATTATGTGATGGTGAACAATCGTTACGTCCTGATAAATTTGCTCTTTTAATGAATGATGTACAAAAGATGAATACCTTGCTCAACAAAAAACTTTGA
- a CDS encoding epoxyqueuosine reductase QueH has protein sequence MRNSQLQTVLLHTCCGPCLTHVYSVLVSRYSIHVFYYNPNISPQSEYKRRLYEVEQFSRLHSIPITIGQYNQKEWFDAIKPYRFYGELSPRCHACYAFRLEETFKLAREQKFDAVCTTLTVSPYKDAEKINEIGSTLSKVYKVTYIPSDFKSNGGYQHSIELSKQYGMYRQKYCGCIYSKLERKKNFFMVQTSTCI, from the coding sequence GTGAGAAATAGTCAATTACAAACTGTTCTGTTACACACATGTTGTGGACCGTGTTTAACACATGTGTATTCTGTCCTTGTGTCTCGCTATTCTATCCATGTTTTTTATTACAATCCCAATATATCACCACAGTCAGAATACAAAAGGCGATTGTATGAAGTGGAACAATTTTCACGTCTTCATTCCATCCCAATAACTATCGGACAATATAATCAAAAGGAATGGTTTGATGCAATAAAGCCTTATCGCTTTTATGGGGAACTATCGCCGCGCTGTCATGCATGCTATGCATTCCGTTTAGAGGAAACATTTAAACTTGCCCGGGAACAAAAATTTGATGCTGTATGCACCACGTTAACCGTCAGCCCATATAAAGATGCTGAAAAAATAAATGAGATAGGTAGCACGCTTTCAAAAGTGTATAAGGTAACCTATATACCTTCAGATTTTAAATCAAATGGTGGCTACCAGCATTCCATAGAATTATCCAAACAATATGGGATGTATCGCCAGAAATATTGTGGGTGCATATACTCAAAGCTTGAAAGGAAAAAAAATTTCTTTATGGTCCAAACGAGTACATGCATTTAA
- a CDS encoding nitronate monooxygenase family protein translates to MIKTKITEMIGVKYPIICGAMMWLCKPKLCAAISNAGGIGNLTAGNYNTEEEFRNAIRETRKLTDKPFFVNVTILPSVRITGEHHKMYLKVCAEEKVAGIEVSGAPIDKACGMEYIDMLKKAGVKLFHKVGAVRHAVHAEHVGYDGIYAAGIEEGGHPLNDDVTTMVLTTKIAQTVKIPVITVGGIANGKTMAAALMLGAEGVMMASRFIATKECEVHDNIKQELVKRQEYETTLIMKSLHLQGRALKNEVVNKILEIEQRGGGFEELFPLISGERMSKAWEQGDVDAAPLMVGQSIGLIDDIPTCAQLLEKMNKEAEEQIKKIAGNIM, encoded by the coding sequence ATGATTAAAACAAAGATTACTGAGATGATTGGGGTTAAATATCCTATTATTTGTGGTGCAATGATGTGGTTGTGTAAGCCAAAATTATGTGCTGCAATTTCAAATGCAGGTGGGATAGGGAATCTCACAGCAGGTAATTACAATACCGAAGAAGAATTCAGAAATGCTATCCGTGAAACACGAAAATTAACCGACAAACCATTTTTTGTCAATGTCACAATACTACCTTCTGTTCGTATCACAGGGGAGCATCATAAAATGTATCTTAAAGTATGTGCTGAAGAAAAGGTTGCAGGAATTGAAGTTTCAGGAGCACCTATTGATAAAGCTTGTGGTATGGAATATATTGACATGCTGAAAAAAGCAGGTGTAAAACTTTTTCATAAAGTGGGTGCAGTACGGCATGCCGTTCATGCTGAACACGTTGGATACGATGGAATTTATGCAGCGGGTATAGAGGAAGGCGGACATCCGTTAAATGATGATGTAACAACCATGGTGTTAACGACAAAAATTGCACAGACTGTAAAAATTCCAGTTATTACAGTTGGTGGTATTGCAAATGGGAAAACTATGGCAGCGGCGCTGATGTTAGGTGCTGAAGGCGTTATGATGGCAAGCCGCTTTATAGCTACAAAAGAATGTGAGGTACATGATAATATTAAACAGGAGCTTGTCAAACGTCAGGAGTATGAAACGACACTTATCATGAAAAGCCTGCATTTACAAGGAAGGGCTTTGAAAAATGAAGTAGTTAATAAAATATTGGAAATTGAACAACGAGGTGGAGGCTTTGAGGAACTGTTCCCATTAATATCAGGTGAACGAATGAGTAAAGCATGGGAACAGGGTGATGTAGATGCAGCACCACTGATGGTTGGACAATCCATAGGACTTATAGATGATATACCAACTTGTGCACAGCTACTTGAAAAGATGAACAAAGAAGCTGAAGAACAGATTAAAAAAATTGCAGGTAATATAATGTAG
- a CDS encoding long-chain fatty acid--CoA ligase, with amino-acid sequence MTQHQNVNYEKEFEEYLNREKHLALMLLNRAKKFGDSKIAVRHKAYGTWEAFTWKQFGDLIEAAAKGLLLWGVKEFEFVGIFSNNRVEWAVIDYASFAIRACSVPVYATNSAKELEYIVNDCGIRILFVEKQEHYDKAMSIIDSSKNLEKIIVFDRNTKITNDPRVMLFDDFITMGKIKGIDAQLQERLSKVQSDDLSTLIYTSGTTGEPKGVMLTHKNWFAMLFGTGYHIPVEPTDVNLAFLPLSHVFERAWSYFILCNNAQVDYCHDTKALLDFLKESRPHFMCSVPRMWEKVYATIMDGIKNAPTVKQKLFNWALEIGGKYQYLKKDHKPIPIGLKFKHALATKLVLHKIRDLFGGRNKVFNCGGSAFSGEISEFFFKAGVFILQGYGMTECFVICVSNPERNKFGTCGPVVPLMQVRVSPEGEIQAKGPSMTQGYWNKPELTKALFTEDGWIKTGDVGFIDSEGFITITDRIKDLFKTSGGKYIAPQQIEMLFKEDIYFEQTAAIGDGRKFVSALIVPAFEQLEKWAKNNNINFSSREDLVKHPEIIKFYRERIDYLTRDLGQVEKIKKFTLLPHEFTQESGEMTPTQKIRREVINEHYKDIIEAMYAE; translated from the coding sequence ATGACTCAACACCAAAATGTCAATTATGAAAAAGAATTTGAAGAATACCTTAACAGGGAAAAGCACCTTGCTCTGATGCTGCTTAACAGGGCAAAAAAATTTGGCGATTCAAAAATTGCTGTACGCCATAAAGCGTACGGGACATGGGAAGCATTTACCTGGAAACAATTTGGTGATTTAATTGAAGCAGCAGCCAAAGGATTGCTTCTTTGGGGAGTCAAGGAATTTGAATTTGTAGGTATTTTTTCAAATAACAGAGTAGAATGGGCTGTTATTGATTATGCATCATTTGCAATACGAGCGTGTTCAGTGCCGGTTTATGCCACAAACTCAGCTAAAGAACTAGAATACATTGTTAATGATTGTGGAATACGAATTCTTTTTGTAGAAAAGCAGGAACACTATGACAAAGCAATGAGTATAATAGATTCATCAAAAAACCTTGAAAAAATCATTGTTTTTGATCGTAATACAAAAATTACCAATGACCCCCGTGTCATGTTGTTTGATGATTTTATTACCATGGGCAAAATTAAAGGCATTGATGCACAATTGCAAGAACGTTTATCAAAAGTACAGAGTGATGACCTTTCTACACTTATTTATACTTCAGGAACCACAGGCGAACCAAAAGGTGTTATGCTTACCCACAAAAACTGGTTTGCCATGTTGTTTGGAACAGGTTATCATATTCCAGTAGAACCAACAGACGTAAATTTAGCATTTTTGCCATTATCACATGTTTTTGAACGTGCCTGGAGTTATTTCATCCTTTGCAATAATGCACAGGTAGATTACTGCCATGATACAAAAGCACTTCTTGACTTCTTAAAAGAATCCAGACCACACTTTATGTGCAGTGTTCCTCGAATGTGGGAGAAGGTATATGCTACTATCATGGATGGTATAAAAAATGCACCTACAGTAAAACAGAAACTTTTCAACTGGGCACTTGAAATTGGCGGGAAATACCAGTATTTAAAGAAAGATCACAAACCTATTCCAATAGGGTTAAAATTTAAACATGCATTGGCTACAAAGCTGGTGTTACATAAAATTCGTGATCTTTTTGGTGGTAGAAACAAGGTATTCAATTGTGGTGGTTCTGCATTTTCAGGTGAAATTAGTGAATTCTTCTTTAAAGCGGGGGTATTCATTTTACAGGGTTATGGTATGACAGAATGTTTTGTAATATGTGTATCCAACCCCGAAAGAAATAAATTTGGCACCTGTGGACCTGTTGTTCCACTTATGCAGGTTCGTGTATCACCAGAAGGTGAAATTCAAGCTAAAGGTCCCAGTATGACACAGGGATACTGGAATAAACCTGAACTTACCAAAGCTCTCTTTACTGAAGATGGATGGATAAAAACAGGTGATGTTGGTTTTATTGACAGTGAAGGTTTCATCACAATTACTGACAGAATAAAAGACCTATTCAAAACGTCCGGCGGAAAATATATTGCACCACAACAAATTGAAATGTTATTCAAAGAAGATATCTACTTTGAACAAACTGCAGCAATTGGTGATGGTCGTAAATTTGTTTCAGCTTTAATTGTTCCCGCATTTGAACAACTGGAAAAATGGGCAAAAAACAATAATATTAACTTTTCTTCACGTGAAGACCTTGTAAAACATCCAGAAATAATTAAATTCTATCGTGAAAGAATTGATTATTTAACACGAGATTTGGGACAGGTTGAAAAGATTAAAAAATTCACATTACTTCCACATGAATTTACTCAAGAAAGTGGTGAAATGACACCCACCCAAAAAATAAGACGCGAAGTAATAAATGAACATTACAAAGATATTATTGAAGCAATGTATGCTGAGTAA
- a CDS encoding adenylate/guanylate cyclase domain-containing protein: MPEKKFDTIRKNIESNPLYGTALGLILGLLIIGFLFTNVYRLFEYKLFDVRFKIKPQLPQWEYLTFLDIDDNSISNVGQFPWPRYIYASGLEVIKDIVPKQIAFDIQFMDKSPRYAQPDILKIVEEKAKTGKRITYEELNQAILDSDRLFSEAIAKNNVVLAYSFLNRTLTQTKLSPEEQQKRNESIQRFEKIASIPVPKDKHKEFSRYVDPTRVIIQYPIPELAMSARDFGYVDSDFDIDGIARRIRLIRVFNDRIYFHMAMVMLMDLMKVKKTDVEIVHGKHIILHNAIDPITLQKKDYVIPIDDDGMAYVHWSGEFTETFNHVSFYALLEYNQVKDTIHEFFDEQEVHSKNTERSRLYGELSTMREIFEKTKDLKAKQDLWGKIKTNRKRLYEIESGYIKNLENQLAEINKQLKESKDNQLKEASINLINFINAACLVLEVDRLKDHSCIIGLTATASHDIGVTPLSSEYLMVGTYHNFINTVLQQAYIYQVPQWIDYCLILVLAVILVLAVQRLSATGTITAIVGTLVVYNIINIALFAFQNLYLDQLGVSLAILLPSAIVSSVKFMSEESQKRYIKEVFSKYMAPRVVEELIKDPGKLQLGGELRNISIFFSDVAGFSSISEKLTPPQLVALLNEYLSEMTDIILRYEGTVDKYEGDAIIAFFGAPLAFEDHPEKVCLAAIDMKRRLAELREEWRKKGTFELRVRMGINTGDAVVGNMGSRQRMDYTMMGDAVNLASRLEGANKYYGTYTMISETTYERVKDVVEARELDLIRVVGKEQPIKVYELLGKKGTLPDYMYEMLKKYKEGLELFRNREWEDAQTAFKAGLKIVPDDGPCKTYIERCKEFAKNPPPKKWDGVYRLKTK, translated from the coding sequence ATGCCAGAAAAAAAATTTGATACTATAAGAAAAAATATTGAATCAAATCCATTATATGGAACTGCATTAGGGTTGATTTTAGGTTTGCTTATTATTGGCTTTTTGTTCACTAATGTGTACAGGCTTTTTGAATACAAATTATTTGATGTGCGGTTTAAAATAAAACCACAGCTTCCACAATGGGAATATCTTACCTTTCTTGATATTGATGATAACAGTATCAGCAATGTTGGCCAATTTCCATGGCCACGGTATATCTATGCCAGTGGTCTTGAAGTGATAAAGGATATTGTGCCAAAACAGATAGCCTTTGATATTCAATTTATGGATAAATCACCACGGTATGCACAACCTGACATATTGAAAATTGTTGAGGAAAAAGCAAAAACTGGCAAACGAATAACGTATGAAGAACTTAATCAGGCAATACTTGACAGCGACCGACTGTTTTCGGAAGCTATTGCTAAAAATAATGTTGTTTTAGCATATTCATTTTTAAACCGCACGCTGACGCAAACAAAATTGTCACCAGAAGAGCAGCAAAAACGAAATGAATCCATTCAGCGCTTTGAGAAAATAGCTTCAATTCCGGTTCCCAAAGATAAGCATAAAGAATTTTCACGTTACGTTGATCCCACCAGAGTAATTATTCAGTATCCAATACCAGAACTTGCCATGAGTGCCAGGGATTTTGGATATGTGGATAGTGACTTTGATATTGATGGTATTGCCCGCCGCATACGACTTATACGTGTATTCAATGACAGAATTTATTTCCACATGGCTATGGTTATGTTGATGGATTTGATGAAAGTTAAAAAAACTGATGTGGAGATAGTACATGGCAAACATATCATACTGCACAATGCAATTGACCCAATAACCTTGCAAAAAAAGGATTATGTCATCCCAATTGATGATGATGGAATGGCATATGTTCACTGGAGTGGAGAATTTACTGAAACTTTCAATCATGTATCTTTTTATGCACTGCTGGAATATAATCAAGTTAAAGACACAATCCATGAGTTCTTTGATGAGCAGGAGGTGCATTCTAAAAACACTGAACGAAGCAGATTATATGGCGAACTGTCTACCATGCGTGAAATATTTGAAAAAACAAAAGACCTGAAAGCCAAACAGGATCTATGGGGAAAAATAAAAACTAATCGTAAAAGGTTGTATGAAATAGAAAGTGGATATATAAAGAATCTTGAAAATCAGTTAGCTGAAATCAATAAACAATTAAAAGAAAGCAAAGATAATCAGTTAAAAGAGGCAAGTATAAATTTAATTAATTTTATCAACGCTGCATGCCTGGTGCTTGAGGTTGACAGGTTAAAAGATCATTCATGCATAATAGGATTAACAGCAACAGCTTCACATGATATTGGTGTGACACCGCTATCGTCAGAATATCTGATGGTTGGTACCTATCATAATTTTATCAACACGGTTTTACAGCAAGCCTATATCTATCAGGTTCCACAATGGATAGATTATTGTTTAATACTAGTATTGGCAGTTATACTGGTGCTTGCTGTTCAACGGTTAAGTGCAACAGGTACAATAACAGCAATTGTTGGAACGCTTGTGGTGTATAATATTATTAACATAGCATTATTTGCATTTCAAAATCTTTATTTGGACCAACTGGGTGTATCGCTGGCTATACTTTTACCTTCAGCAATTGTAAGTAGTGTCAAGTTCATGAGTGAGGAAAGCCAGAAGCGGTATATTAAAGAGGTATTCTCAAAATATATGGCACCGCGGGTTGTTGAAGAACTCATAAAGGATCCCGGCAAATTGCAGTTAGGAGGCGAACTGCGAAATATAAGTATCTTCTTCTCAGATGTAGCAGGATTTTCATCAATTTCAGAAAAATTAACTCCACCACAGCTTGTTGCACTATTAAATGAATATTTATCCGAAATGACGGATATAATTTTACGTTATGAAGGTACTGTAGATAAATATGAAGGGGATGCAATAATTGCGTTTTTTGGAGCACCTCTTGCCTTTGAGGACCATCCTGAAAAGGTATGCTTAGCAGCTATTGATATGAAACGGCGGCTTGCAGAACTACGAGAAGAATGGCGTAAAAAGGGTACATTTGAGTTAAGGGTAAGAATGGGGATAAACACTGGTGATGCTGTAGTTGGGAATATGGGTTCACGACAGCGTATGGATTATACCATGATGGGTGATGCTGTTAACCTGGCTTCACGATTAGAAGGAGCAAATAAGTATTATGGTACGTATACAATGATAAGCGAAACAACATATGAACGTGTAAAAGATGTTGTAGAAGCACGGGAGCTTGATTTAATACGGGTTGTTGGTAAAGAGCAGCCAATTAAGGTGTACGAGTTATTGGGAAAAAAAGGTACACTCCCTGATTACATGTATGAAATGTTGAAGAAATATAAAGAAGGATTGGAGCTTTTCAGGAACAGGGAATGGGAGGATGCACAAACAGCCTTTAAAGCCGGGCTTAAGATTGTTCCCGATGATGGTCCCTGTAAAACGTATATAGAACGTTGTAAAGAATTTGCCAAAAATCCTCCACCAAAGAAATGGGATGGAGTATATAGATTAAAAACCAAATAA